TCAGAATGCGGCGACTCCGGCGGCGACGGTCGCGATGCCCGCGACGAGGAGCCCGACGGCGAGCACCGCTGCACCCGCCCAGATACACAGGACCATCCGGCCGGGACGCCGCGGATCGGTGCCGAGTACCGACAGGAAGAACCCTGCGGGTACCAGGATCGCCGACGAGAGGACGAGGACGCTGCCGGTCGTCGCCCACACGTCGGACACTCCGGCCGCGGTGGTGAGCAGGGCGACGACGAGGCCCAGCGTCACCAGGACCCCGGCGTGCGCGTGACCGGCCCGGAAGAAGGTTTTCTGCAGGTCGTTGGCGGGCACGCCCCCGGCGAGCACCCTCATCAGGAAGGCGCCGCCGGAAACGATTCCGACGACGGTCAGCACTGTGGCTCCGGTCACGACGGTGAGGACGGGGCTCATGGCGGGGTCTCCGTTCGAGGTACGCTCGAGCAAATGGATACTGCGACTATCCAATAGTGGATAGTGTGAGTATCCAATGTCAAGCGGAGGAGGCCGAGTGCGCGTTTCGGAACTGGTCGACCGTTCGGGCGTCCCCCTCGCCACGATCAAGTACTACCTGCGAGAAGGGCTGCTCATGCCGGGCACGCCCACCAGTGCGACCCGGTCGAGCTACGGCGACGAGCACGTCCAGCGGCTGGCACTGATCAAGGCGCTGGCCGGCGTGGGGCTGCCGATTCCCCGGATCCGGCGAGTTCTCGGGCTCGTCGACGAGCCCGAGAACTCGTTGTTCGAGGACCTCGGGGCGGCCATCGCGCAGTTGCCTCCCTACCTCGACGCCGCCGAGCGGTCCGGCGATCATCCGCGCGCCCGGGCCGCTCTCGAGCGTCTGGGCCTGGAGTACGACCCGCGCTATGTGGCGGTGGCGCAACTCGAACGGGCACTCGCAACGGTGGAGGCCGCCGGGCTGCCCATGACCGGCGAACGCCTCGACACCTATGGTCGTCACATCGGTGCCATCGCCGAGTTCGACATCTCG
This genomic interval from Rhodococcus triatomae contains the following:
- a CDS encoding MerR family transcriptional regulator yields the protein MRVSELVDRSGVPLATIKYYLREGLLMPGTPTSATRSSYGDEHVQRLALIKALAGVGLPIPRIRRVLGLVDEPENSLFEDLGAAIAQLPPYLDAAERSGDHPRARAALERLGLEYDPRYVAVAQLERALATVEAAGLPMTGERLDTYGRHIGAIAEFDISLMPASAVDEAVRYAVLGTAVYEPVITALRRIAHGDHAARRLRSGPVHTPATTDPDPDDHRNST